A stretch of the Enoplosus armatus isolate fEnoArm2 chromosome 13, fEnoArm2.hap1, whole genome shotgun sequence genome encodes the following:
- the haus1 gene encoding HAUS augmin-like complex subunit 1, whose product MCEKITKVNSWLSTVFGDQPVPHFEVNTRTVDILYQLAQSSEARCSDTALLIEDLKQKASEYQADGAHLRDVLLQGVGLSCASLSKLAADYLSALVDTAMVLGVRDTSLGSFMPAVNNLTNELLEAEKSNRRLEREHRALRKRLGTTLVLRSNLQEDINKTVKSQAVESAKAEERLLNMDFVTAKAKELSNRLERAEAQLVSRNMDKSITHQAIVQLSEEVTALKQEIIPLKKKLEPYMDLSPSPSLAQVKIEEAKRELAAIDSQLEMNMDFK is encoded by the exons ATGTGTGAAAAGATCACGAAG GTGAACAGCTGGCTCAGCACAGTGTTTGGAGACCAGCCGGTGCCACACTTTGAGGTCAACACAAGGACAGTGGACATACTGTACCAGCTGGCACAGTCCAGTGAAGCCCGGTGCAGTGACACAGCTCTCCTCATTGAGGACCTCAAACAGAAAGCATCAGAGTATCAGGCTGATG GTGCTCATCTCCGGGATGTTCTTCTACAAGGTGTTGGCCTGTCGTGTGCCAGCTTGTCAAAGCTTGCTGCTGACTACTTGTCTGCTTTGGTGGACACTGCCATGGTGCTTGGAGTCAGAGACACGTCTCTGGGCAG CTTTATGCCAGCGGTGAACAACCTCACCAACGAACTTCTGGAAGCAGAGAAGTCAAACAGGAGACTTGAGAGGGAGCACAGGGCCCTCAGGAAGAGACTTGGTACTACTCTGGTGCTGCGGAGCAACTTGCAAGA GGATATCAACAAAACGGTCAAATCTCAGGCAGTGGAGAGCGCTAAAGCGGAGGAGAGACTGCTCAACATGGATTTTGTGACGGCAAAGGCTAAAGAGCTCAGCAACAGACTGGAGAGGGCAGAG GCTCAACTTGTATCCAGGAACATGGACAAGTCCATCACCCACCAGGCTATTGTGCAGCTCTCTGAG gaAGTCACCGCGCTGAAACAAGAAATAATCCCCTTGAAAAAGAAACTGGAGCCTTACATGGACTTAAGCCCC AGCCCATCTCTTGCTCAAGTGAAAATAGAAGAAGCAAAAAGAGAACTG GCCGCAATTGATTCCCAACTTGAGATGAATATGGATTTCAAGTGA